One region of Qingrenia yutianensis genomic DNA includes:
- a CDS encoding PHP domain-containing protein: MEKLIDLHTHSNKSDGSLSPSELVMYAKNHGLSAIALTDHDTTDGVKEAVLTGKRENIEVVTGIELSAKSKTETHILGYFIDVDNENLQKELADLKRVRCERNREVEQNLIKMGFDVSLAEAEKLSGGGTVGRAHFARVMMNKGYVKSVKEAFDKYLSSGKGGYSSNQKITAEEAVKIIKNAGGMAFAAHLHLMKRTDDDLFKFIKSLKNAGLDGIEGFYTEYTPEMHKKYLDLAKRLGLKISGGTDFHGAMKPHIEIGTGLGNLKIPYKILEDMRR; encoded by the coding sequence ATGGAAAAACTTATCGACCTTCATACACATTCAAATAAATCGGACGGCTCGCTTTCGCCGTCCGAGCTTGTTATGTACGCAAAAAATCACGGACTTTCGGCAATCGCGCTCACCGACCACGACACGACGGACGGCGTGAAAGAGGCGGTTTTAACGGGAAAAAGAGAAAATATCGAGGTTGTAACGGGGATTGAACTTTCGGCGAAATCCAAAACCGAAACGCACATTTTGGGATATTTTATCGACGTTGACAACGAAAATCTGCAAAAAGAACTTGCCGACCTTAAAAGAGTGCGGTGCGAGCGCAACAGGGAAGTTGAACAAAATCTTATAAAAATGGGTTTTGACGTATCGCTTGCCGAGGCGGAAAAGCTGTCCGGGGGCGGTACGGTGGGACGTGCGCATTTTGCGCGCGTTATGATGAACAAAGGATACGTCAAAAGCGTGAAAGAAGCGTTTGACAAGTACCTTTCAAGCGGAAAGGGCGGTTATTCGTCCAATCAGAAAATCACTGCCGAGGAGGCGGTGAAAATTATAAAAAACGCCGGCGGTATGGCGTTTGCGGCGCATTTACACCTTATGAAACGCACCGATGATGACCTTTTTAAATTTATAAAGTCGCTCAAAAATGCAGGTCTTGACGGCATTGAGGGATTTTACACCGAATACACGCCCGAAATGCACAAAAAATATCTTGACCTTGCAAAACGGCTCGGTCTTAAGATTTCGGGCGGTACGGATTTTCACGGTGCAATGAAACCGCACATTGAGATAGGCACAGGTTTGGGAAATTTGAAAATCCCTTATAAAATTTTGGAGGATATGAGAAGATAA
- a CDS encoding S41 family peptidase — protein MKIKNKILSLILVLSIIFSSVPCFVYAEDLQTNESAQSENTGENTDGNTDENTAEDKSDGELNLDTFENSLIDRTLKMLEQTYKYDVEAKDVYRNALRVILAKHPEYLDDALKGIFSNLDPHSEYYTAEEYDKFIEGINNEYYGIGVIVTAVDGGLKVVRVIKNSPASGAGIKKDDLIVSVGGVNIVGMGINEAKSHIIGEQGSEVSVDLIRDGENMTFSMKRDLVNDESGFYDVIDGKIGYILLYSFEGHSSDFISEALSYFDTLGITKVIFDLRSNPGGSLAELVKIGNMLFPKGPIISFEYKDPKKNFSFDSDLENPKYDIIALINGNSASASEAFAGAVQDTNVGIAIGEQSYGKGTKQLVSRIVSGGGVRLTDSEYLTAGGRHINGVGITPDIYLKNRVVKYDRKYYAPLVHDRILSQGDTGEDVLCFKQRLDALGFFVEIPNDEFDENMYYAVKDFQQMTGLYPYGVLDFTTQLKIEEVLKQCEVEIDDQLAKAVEVFNYGSTAEYMKKYKEEN, from the coding sequence ATGAAAATAAAAAACAAAATTTTATCGTTAATTCTTGTGTTAAGCATAATTTTTTCAAGCGTTCCCTGCTTTGTTTATGCCGAGGATTTGCAGACAAACGAGAGCGCACAGAGCGAAAACACGGGCGAAAACACCGACGGAAATACAGACGAAAACACTGCGGAGGATAAATCCGACGGCGAACTTAACCTTGACACCTTTGAAAACTCGCTTATCGACCGCACGCTTAAAATGCTTGAACAAACGTATAAATACGACGTTGAGGCAAAGGACGTTTACCGCAACGCACTGCGCGTTATTTTGGCAAAACACCCCGAATATCTCGACGACGCGCTTAAAGGAATTTTTTCAAATCTCGACCCCCACAGCGAGTATTACACCGCTGAAGAATACGACAAATTTATTGAGGGCATAAACAACGAATACTACGGTATCGGCGTTATCGTCACCGCTGTTGACGGCGGTTTGAAAGTTGTGCGCGTAATTAAAAATTCGCCTGCGTCGGGCGCCGGAATTAAAAAGGACGACCTTATCGTAAGCGTCGGCGGAGTAAATATCGTCGGAATGGGCATCAACGAGGCGAAAAGCCACATTATCGGCGAGCAAGGCAGTGAGGTTTCGGTCGATTTAATCCGCGACGGCGAAAATATGACGTTCAGTATGAAACGTGACCTTGTGAACGACGAATCGGGATTTTACGACGTTATCGACGGCAAAATCGGCTACATACTTTTGTATTCGTTCGAGGGACACAGCTCCGATTTTATATCCGAGGCGCTTTCCTATTTTGACACTCTCGGCATCACAAAGGTGATTTTCGATTTGCGCAGCAACCCCGGCGGTTCGCTTGCCGAGCTTGTGAAAATCGGCAATATGCTTTTCCCGAAAGGTCCGATTATTTCATTTGAATACAAAGACCCGAAAAAGAATTTTTCGTTTGACTCCGACCTTGAAAACCCGAAATACGACATCATCGCGCTGATAAACGGCAACAGTGCAAGCGCGTCGGAGGCTTTTGCCGGTGCGGTTCAGGATACAAACGTCGGCATTGCGATAGGCGAGCAGTCGTACGGCAAGGGCACAAAACAGCTTGTGAGCAGAATTGTTTCGGGCGGAGGCGTAAGGCTCACCGACTCGGAATATCTCACCGCGGGCGGACGTCACATAAACGGTGTGGGAATTACGCCCGACATTTACCTTAAAAACCGCGTTGTGAAGTATGACAGAAAATATTACGCGCCCCTTGTTCACGACAGAATTTTGTCGCAGGGCGACACGGGCGAGGACGTTTTGTGCTTTAAACAGCGTCTTGACGCGCTCGGATTTTTCGTTGAAATTCCCAACGATGAATTTGACGAAAATATGTATTACGCGGTTAAAGATTTTCAGCAGATGACGGGACTTTACCCCTACGGCGTGCTCGATTTCACCACCCAGCTTAAAATCGAGGAGGTTTTAAAGCAGTGCGAGGTTGAAATTGACGACCAACTTGCAAAGGCGGTTGAGGTGTTTAACTACGGCTCGACGGCTGAATATATGAAAAAATATAAGGAAGAAAATTAG
- the argS gene encoding arginine--tRNA ligase — MDITAKIKDQIISAIGNSCAVLEDKKVFKFDEQGYLLPIEIEIPKDKKNGDFSSNIAMKITKLVKKNPRETAQLILDNIDIEDTYIDRCEIAGPGFINFYLKKDWLYDALKLAHKMGADYGKTDMGNGERVVVEFVSANPTGPMHMGNARGGVIGDVLSNILKCAGYDVTKEFYINDAGAQIEKFGYSLEARYIQALRGDDAVEFSPDWYQGDDIKEHAKNYIEKYGDALLEKDGEERRKALVDYALPINIENLKKGLLDYKISYDVWFPESTLHKDGEVKETMDALKKSGLTYEKDGALWLKATDFGCEKDEVLIRQNGIPTYFAVDIAYHRNKFAIRKFDRAINVWGADHHGHVARMKGAMNAIGLDGDKLEIVIMQLVRLMRNGEIARMSKRTGKMITLSDLIEEIGVDAARFFFNLRHSESHLDFDLDLAVAQNSENPVFYVQYAHARIASIINSLKEDGISFDENADLTVLTEPEEEELTAKIAMLPNEICICAENSDPSRITRYVLDLASLFHSFYNAPKCRVKNEDKNLTLARLYLITAVKTVIKNVLDILGIDAPEKM, encoded by the coding sequence ATGGACATTACGGCTAAAATAAAAGACCAGATAATTTCGGCAATCGGCAATTCGTGCGCGGTTCTGGAGGATAAAAAGGTTTTCAAATTCGACGAGCAGGGCTATCTTCTGCCTATCGAAATTGAAATTCCCAAAGACAAGAAAAACGGCGACTTCTCAAGCAATATTGCAATGAAAATCACCAAGCTTGTCAAGAAAAATCCGCGCGAAACGGCACAGTTAATTCTCGATAACATCGACATTGAGGACACATACATTGACCGATGCGAAATCGCAGGTCCCGGATTTATCAACTTTTATCTTAAAAAAGACTGGCTGTACGACGCGCTTAAACTTGCTCATAAAATGGGCGCGGACTACGGCAAAACCGATATGGGAAACGGCGAAAGAGTGGTTGTCGAATTTGTCAGCGCAAACCCCACGGGTCCTATGCATATGGGTAACGCGCGCGGAGGTGTTATCGGCGACGTTTTGTCTAACATTTTAAAATGCGCGGGTTACGACGTTACAAAGGAATTTTACATCAACGACGCGGGCGCGCAGATTGAAAAATTCGGCTATTCGCTTGAGGCACGCTATATTCAGGCGTTAAGGGGCGATGACGCGGTGGAATTTTCGCCCGACTGGTATCAGGGCGACGACATAAAAGAGCACGCGAAAAACTATATTGAAAAATACGGCGATGCACTTCTTGAAAAGGACGGCGAGGAACGCAGAAAAGCGCTTGTTGACTACGCTTTGCCGATAAATATTGAAAATCTGAAAAAAGGACTTCTCGACTACAAAATTTCGTACGACGTGTGGTTTCCCGAAAGCACGCTCCACAAAGACGGCGAAGTTAAAGAAACAATGGACGCGCTCAAAAAGAGCGGTTTGACATACGAAAAAGACGGCGCGCTTTGGCTTAAAGCCACCGATTTCGGCTGTGAAAAAGACGAAGTTTTAATCCGTCAGAACGGTATTCCCACCTATTTTGCGGTGGATATTGCATATCACCGAAACAAATTCGCAATCCGCAAATTTGACAGGGCGATAAATGTTTGGGGCGCCGACCATCACGGTCACGTTGCGCGTATGAAAGGCGCTATGAACGCAATCGGTCTTGACGGCGACAAACTTGAAATTGTGATTATGCAGCTTGTGCGACTTATGCGAAACGGCGAAATCGCACGTATGAGCAAGCGCACGGGAAAGATGATTACACTTTCCGACCTTATCGAAGAAATCGGCGTTGACGCGGCGAGATTTTTCTTTAATCTGCGCCACAGCGAAAGCCACCTTGATTTTGACCTCGATTTGGCGGTTGCGCAGAACAGCGAAAACCCCGTTTTCTACGTTCAGTATGCGCACGCGCGAATTGCAAGCATTATAAATTCGCTCAAAGAGGACGGCATTTCGTTTGACGAAAATGCAGATTTGACCGTTCTTACCGAGCCGGAAGAGGAAGAATTAACGGCGAAAATCGCAATGCTTCCCAACGAAATCTGCATCTGCGCCGAAAACAGTGACCCCAGCAGAATTACGCGCTACGTGCTTGATTTGGCGTCGCTTTTCCATTCGTTCTACAACGCGCCCAAATGCAGGGTTAAAAACGAGGACAAAAACTTAACGCTTGCGCGTCTTTACCTCATCACGGCGGTTAAAACGGTTATCAAAAACGTTTTGGACATTCTCGGAATTGACGCGCCCGAAAAAATGTAA
- a CDS encoding DUF1934 domain-containing protein — translation MEKKNVLINIKGKQRNAEDEKEDVELVTEGVFYKENARYYLVYTESEVTGMDGTTTTVEIEREKVSIIRSGSVNNQLLFIPNRKTTSYYNTQFGSFSVSVLSTEVGVDVTDDGGVVNVGYKMDINDAFASETTLSINIKEA, via the coding sequence GTGGAAAAAAAGAACGTTTTGATAAATATTAAGGGCAAACAGCGAAACGCGGAGGACGAAAAAGAGGACGTTGAGCTTGTGACCGAGGGCGTTTTTTACAAGGAGAACGCGCGGTATTATCTCGTTTATACCGAATCGGAGGTCACGGGTATGGACGGCACCACGACGACGGTTGAAATCGAGCGCGAAAAGGTGTCGATAATAAGGAGCGGTTCGGTGAACAATCAGCTTTTGTTTATTCCCAACCGCAAAACGACGTCTTATTACAACACGCAGTTCGGCAGTTTTTCGGTGAGCGTTTTAAGCACCGAGGTGGGCGTTGACGTCACCGACGACGGCGGTGTTGTGAACGTCGGCTACAAAATGGACATCAACGACGCTTTTGCAAGCGAAACCACACTTTCGATAAATATAAAAGAAGCTTAA
- the murI gene encoding glutamate racemase, with protein MDNRYIGVFDSGVGGLTAVKELIKKLPGENIVYFGDTGRVPYGTRSNETIIKYAVSDMNFLKTHDIKLVVIACGTVSSVAIETLKSMFNIPIIGVVEPTAKAAAKATKNKKIGIIGTSSTVASGKYEQAIGEIDKDIFVHSIACPMFVPLAENNMADSEAAYLIAKEYLSGFDGMDIDTLILGCTHYPLLKNTVRRVMGDNVALIDAGKSTADFAAQKLRDENSFAEKKADEQYKFFVSDSVDGFLNVANIFLDKDIGKMIEKIDIERY; from the coding sequence ATGGATAACAGATACATAGGCGTCTTTGATTCGGGCGTCGGCGGACTTACTGCTGTAAAAGAGCTTATAAAAAAACTTCCCGGCGAAAACATTGTGTATTTCGGCGACACGGGACGCGTGCCGTACGGCACAAGGTCGAACGAAACCATCATTAAATACGCGGTCAGCGATATGAATTTTTTGAAAACGCACGATATTAAACTTGTTGTAATCGCGTGCGGAACGGTAAGCTCGGTTGCCATAGAAACGCTCAAAAGTATGTTTAACATTCCGATAATCGGCGTTGTTGAACCGACTGCAAAAGCGGCGGCAAAGGCGACGAAAAACAAAAAAATAGGCATAATCGGCACAAGCAGTACGGTTGCGAGCGGAAAATACGAACAAGCAATCGGCGAAATTGATAAAGACATTTTTGTGCACAGTATCGCCTGCCCTATGTTCGTTCCGCTTGCAGAGAACAATATGGCAGACTCCGAGGCGGCTTATCTTATCGCAAAAGAATATCTTTCGGGCTTTGACGGTATGGATATTGACACGCTTATTCTCGGCTGCACGCACTATCCGCTTTTGAAAAATACGGTAAGGCGCGTTATGGGCGATAACGTTGCGCTTATCGACGCAGGCAAATCCACGGCGGATTTTGCGGCGCAGAAACTTCGCGACGAAAACAGTTTTGCCGAAAAGAAGGCAGATGAACAGTACAAATTTTTTGTCAGCGACTCGGTTGACGGATTTTTGAATGTTGCTAATATATTTCTTGACAAGGACATCGGAAAAATGATTGAAAAGATAGACATAGAGAGGTATTAG
- a CDS encoding D-alanine--D-alanine ligase family protein, whose amino-acid sequence MKKKICVIFGGESTEYEISLRSAASIINELDKEKYDIMTVGITRGGKWKEYTGKVENIICDRWYDDSLKDVSVDLGGADGALIVYGNGKLEKVKIDCAFLGLHGANGEDGTVQGMLKLAHIPYTGPDMLTSCLGMDKAYTKIMLESAGIDQAKWVTVNDYDRDEIMKKVVDAEEIFGYPMFVKPANAGSSIGIGKAKNRDELMSAIDNAFKFDRRIIIEEFLSGREVECAVMGKRGVVRVSCVGEIKAANEFYDYEAKYSDKVESKLIIPAEFKDGIEKRIKETAKKAFIALDGKGYSRVDFFVNEDDGTVKLNEINTLPGFTSISMFPKLFMHEGFSYAEILDRLIEIGME is encoded by the coding sequence TTGAAAAAGAAAATTTGCGTAATCTTCGGCGGAGAGTCTACCGAATATGAGATTTCTCTGCGCTCGGCTGCATCGATTATAAACGAGCTTGACAAAGAAAAATACGACATTATGACCGTCGGCATAACGCGCGGCGGAAAGTGGAAAGAATACACCGGCAAGGTTGAAAACATCATCTGTGACAGGTGGTATGACGACAGCCTTAAAGACGTTTCGGTTGACCTCGGCGGTGCGGACGGAGCGCTTATCGTTTACGGAAACGGAAAACTTGAAAAGGTTAAAATCGACTGCGCGTTTTTGGGACTTCACGGCGCAAACGGCGAGGACGGCACGGTTCAGGGTATGCTTAAACTTGCGCACATTCCGTATACAGGTCCCGATATGCTCACCTCCTGCCTCGGTATGGATAAGGCATACACAAAAATTATGCTTGAAAGCGCAGGCATTGACCAGGCAAAATGGGTGACGGTGAACGACTACGACCGCGACGAAATTATGAAAAAAGTTGTGGACGCGGAGGAAATTTTCGGCTATCCTATGTTTGTCAAACCGGCAAACGCAGGCTCGTCAATCGGCATAGGCAAAGCGAAAAACAGAGATGAGCTTATGAGCGCAATCGACAACGCGTTTAAATTTGACAGACGCATTATCATAGAAGAATTTTTGTCGGGCAGAGAGGTTGAGTGCGCGGTTATGGGCAAACGCGGAGTTGTGAGAGTGTCGTGCGTGGGCGAAATCAAGGCAGCAAACGAATTTTACGACTACGAAGCGAAATATTCCGACAAGGTTGAAAGCAAGCTTATAATTCCGGCAGAATTTAAAGACGGCATTGAAAAGCGCATAAAAGAAACAGCAAAAAAAGCGTTTATCGCGCTGGACGGCAAGGGATATTCGCGCGTTGACTTTTTTGTAAACGAGGACGACGGCACGGTGAAACTCAACGAAATCAACACACTTCCGGGCTTTACGAGCATAAGTATGTTCCCCAAGCTTTTTATGCACGAGGGATTTTCGTATGCTGAAATTTTAGACAGACTTATAGAAATCGGTATGGAGTAA
- a CDS encoding DnaD domain-containing protein yields the protein MPSIKINNKSNTFPVPYAFADKYMPSANAVYVKVYIYALRLSFDTGYEITIESIASKLNILESDVINAFEYWKQVGIMEFKKTKLGYETEFLSCTDTENTADKKAHATPKYAAKDVTRCIQENDDMKNMYQIAQGILNRPLSTTEITTLYSMYDWLGLPREVVLMILEHCAQIGKTNMRYIEKVAVSWSEKGIDTLDKAKAHLRAAKEFNLVKTKIKNIFQIKDRNFTETELKYISKWINDMSVDIDMIKKAYDVTVTNTQKLSYPYMTTVLQSIVDGTFDKPKSKQAKGGFLNYTERKDLDENDLNMIKKRREYIAKGEA from the coding sequence ATGCCGAGCATAAAAATAAACAATAAATCAAACACCTTTCCCGTGCCGTATGCGTTTGCGGATAAATATATGCCCAGCGCAAATGCAGTTTACGTTAAGGTTTACATATACGCGCTCCGTTTATCGTTTGACACGGGCTATGAAATCACAATCGAGAGTATCGCGTCAAAGCTTAATATTCTCGAGAGCGACGTTATAAACGCGTTTGAATACTGGAAACAAGTCGGAATTATGGAGTTCAAAAAAACCAAGCTCGGCTACGAAACAGAATTTTTGTCCTGCACCGATACCGAAAACACCGCCGACAAAAAGGCACACGCAACGCCGAAATATGCGGCAAAGGACGTTACGCGCTGTATACAGGAAAACGACGATATGAAAAATATGTATCAGATTGCACAGGGAATTTTAAACCGTCCTTTAAGCACCACCGAAATCACCACGCTTTACAGTATGTACGACTGGCTGGGACTTCCGCGAGAGGTTGTGCTGATGATTTTGGAGCACTGCGCGCAAATCGGCAAAACAAATATGCGATACATCGAAAAGGTTGCCGTTTCGTGGTCGGAAAAGGGCATAGACACGCTCGACAAGGCAAAAGCGCATCTTCGCGCGGCAAAAGAATTTAACCTTGTCAAAACAAAAATTAAAAATATTTTCCAGATAAAAGACCGAAATTTCACCGAAACGGAGTTAAAATATATCTCAAAATGGATAAACGATATGTCGGTTGATATTGATATGATAAAAAAAGCGTACGACGTGACGGTGACCAACACGCAAAAGCTGTCGTATCCGTATATGACCACCGTTTTGCAGTCAATTGTGGACGGCACGTTTGACAAGCCGAAGTCCAAGCAGGCAAAAGGCGGATTTTTGAACTATACCGAGCGCAAAGACCTCGACGAAAACGACCTTAATATGATTAAAAAGCGCCGTGAATACATCGCGAAAGGAGAGGCATAA
- a CDS encoding ATP-binding protein, producing MDIAKMLKQELSEEYFEKKERNENEYERKKEILYAEHPRLKEIDTDISLTALRCARKIIDKTRTAEDVSKEMLETLSLLKAEREEYIAKNNIDPSYINPSADCKICNDTGYADGKMCKCMKTRLVEKLYELSHMTDENKKCTFNKFKLDYYPDRDENNLGITPLENIKEVLMACKKFCENFSKNKRGIYISGNAGVGKTYLSCCIANYLISRGNTVLYQSAYRLFSFLEDYKFMRVDRNAFSQFYDYIYNCDMLIIDDLGTEFSTTFAKAAFFDIINSRADSKKSTVISSNLSLADLENFYSPRVKSRVNSSFLLLSILGEDIREKI from the coding sequence ATGGATATTGCAAAAATGCTCAAACAGGAGCTTTCGGAGGAATATTTCGAGAAAAAAGAGCGAAACGAAAACGAATATGAGCGCAAAAAGGAAATTTTGTATGCCGAGCATCCGCGTCTTAAAGAAATTGACACCGATATTTCGCTCACCGCACTGCGCTGTGCGAGGAAAATTATAGACAAAACGCGCACGGCGGAGGACGTTTCAAAAGAAATGCTCGAAACGCTCTCGCTCTTAAAAGCCGAGCGCGAGGAGTATATTGCAAAAAACAATATCGACCCGAGCTACATAAACCCGTCTGCCGACTGCAAAATCTGCAATGACACGGGATATGCTGACGGCAAAATGTGCAAATGTATGAAAACGCGCCTTGTTGAAAAGTTATACGAACTTTCGCATATGACCGACGAAAACAAAAAATGCACTTTCAATAAATTTAAGCTTGATTATTACCCCGACCGCGACGAAAACAATCTTGGAATTACGCCTCTTGAAAACATAAAAGAAGTGCTTATGGCGTGCAAAAAATTCTGCGAGAATTTCTCGAAAAACAAGCGCGGAATTTATATTTCGGGAAATGCCGGAGTGGGCAAAACGTACCTTTCGTGCTGTATTGCAAACTACCTTATTTCGCGCGGAAATACGGTACTTTATCAAAGCGCGTACCGTTTGTTTTCGTTTTTGGAGGACTATAAATTTATGCGCGTTGACCGAAACGCTTTTTCGCAGTTTTACGATTACATCTACAACTGCGATATGCTGATTATAGACGACCTCGGCACCGAGTTTTCCACCACATTTGCAAAGGCGGCATTTTTTGATATAATCAATTCGCGCGCCGACAGCAAAAAGAGCACGGTTATAAGTTCAAACCTTTCGCTTGCCGACCTTGAGAATTTTTATTCTCCGCGCGTAAAGTCGCGTGTTAATTCGTCGTTTCTGCTTCTCTCGATTTTGGGGGAGGATATAAGGGAGAAAATATAA
- a CDS encoding helix-turn-helix domain-containing protein, with amino-acid sequence MQISVRNKRQSMQKKLFGYMFILAIVLLLIFAAFLFLFGRFSTTEDKISDILSLQIEFFDREMTSYYNDITLRGAQLSEKAAQLTEQYLNSENTDFGVVQNSFLHINALEERYIDLLKNELLKASCSGAFILINASQTGESGSKAGVYLNQDLFGTTDKETMLLYRGNVKAAINKGIMPHRKWHLEFDTGGFPNFEEVLSDTAEPIEKATHICNIITLPGTSERVMLVALPIRGDGGRVYGICGFEVNESVFKSAHAQPSTLPHITCIFSRSGDKEINIKEGLSCGAKNGYFLAPKDSLKIKPLKKGLVALKNEYGAYIGMTRNTTLYSENTPYSITVMMPYADYSGLETKNTIQLILIILILGFAVLSLSLYFSNRFILPIKKSLDKIKQSEKTYSDESQSGIMEIDDLFAFLAGKDNEYQKIFDEHSEKNESLQSEIERIRTENKRLMKEHKNIIIQDDYDHFCSGLRSLTPKERTIFDLYLEGKTVPEILQIAEVKESTLKYHNGNIYSKLGVSSKKQLLNFAALYAREK; translated from the coding sequence ATGCAAATATCGGTAAGAAACAAAAGACAATCTATGCAAAAAAAGCTGTTTGGATATATGTTTATCCTGGCTATCGTTTTATTGCTTATATTTGCGGCTTTTCTTTTCCTGTTCGGACGTTTTTCGACAACCGAGGATAAAATATCGGATATATTAAGCCTTCAGATTGAGTTTTTCGACCGTGAAATGACGTCTTACTACAATGATATTACCTTGCGCGGCGCACAGCTTTCCGAAAAAGCCGCACAGCTTACCGAGCAATATCTCAATTCGGAAAATACAGATTTTGGCGTCGTTCAGAATTCTTTTTTGCATATCAACGCTCTTGAGGAACGCTATATTGATTTATTGAAGAACGAGCTTTTAAAGGCAAGCTGTTCCGGCGCTTTTATTCTGATTAACGCATCTCAAACCGGCGAAAGCGGTTCAAAAGCAGGCGTGTACCTTAATCAGGATCTGTTCGGAACAACGGACAAGGAAACAATGCTTCTTTACAGGGGAAATGTGAAGGCTGCAATAAACAAAGGCATTATGCCTCACCGTAAATGGCATTTGGAATTTGACACCGGGGGATTCCCGAATTTTGAAGAAGTTCTTTCGGATACCGCCGAGCCGATTGAAAAAGCCACTCATATTTGTAATATTATAACGCTTCCCGGAACGTCGGAGCGTGTTATGCTTGTAGCGCTTCCTATCAGAGGCGACGGCGGCCGCGTTTACGGCATCTGCGGCTTTGAAGTAAACGAAAGCGTTTTTAAGTCCGCACACGCACAGCCGTCCACGCTTCCGCACATAACCTGCATATTCTCCCGCTCGGGCGATAAAGAAATCAATATCAAAGAGGGATTAAGCTGCGGAGCAAAAAACGGATATTTCCTTGCACCTAAGGATTCCCTCAAAATCAAGCCGCTGAAAAAGGGTCTTGTCGCTTTAAAAAATGAATACGGCGCATATATCGGCATGACGAGAAACACAACTCTTTATTCCGAAAACACACCTTATTCTATTACGGTTATGATGCCGTATGCGGATTATTCCGGGCTGGAAACGAAAAACACCATACAGCTTATACTCATAATTCTGATTTTGGGATTTGCTGTTTTAAGCCTTAGCCTGTATTTTTCAAATCGATTTATCCTTCCGATAAAAAAATCGCTTGACAAAATAAAGCAATCCGAAAAGACATATTCCGACGAAAGTCAAAGCGGTATTATGGAAATTGACGACCTTTTTGCATTTCTTGCCGGAAAGGATAACGAATATCAAAAAATCTTCGATGAGCATTCCGAAAAAAACGAGAGTCTGCAAAGCGAGATTGAACGCATCAGAACCGAAAACAAGCGTCTGATGAAAGAGCATAAAAATATCATCATACAGGATGATTATGATCATTTCTGTTCGGGTTTACGCAGCCTTACTCCCAAGGAGAGAACAATATTTGACCTCTATCTGGAGGGAAAAACCGTTCCTGAAATTTTACAGATTGCAGAAGTTAAAGAGAGTACACTTAAATACCATAACGGCAATATTTACAGCAAGCTCGGCGTTTCCTCAAAAAAGCAGCTTCTTAATTTTGCGGCACTGTATGCACGGGAAAAATAA